Below is a genomic region from Patagioenas fasciata isolate bPatFas1 chromosome 5, bPatFas1.hap1, whole genome shotgun sequence.
CCTTCAATCACTACAATGACTTTGCATCACATCTTTTTCAAGACTATTTAACAGTAATATTAGGAAATTTttaatattaatgtatttttttttcccagaaagccATAGAGAGCACAATCTTAGAATAGTGTTCCAATGGGCTCGATCTTTGCTGTTAGACATTTCATGCTGttcagccttttcttcttttcttttacagGCAGGCCAGATACAGCAGATAGCTGATATGAGGACATTGCTGACTTCAGAAAACTGAGCGTAACACCAGCGGACTTCAGTGAAAGGAAATATTATCCCTCCAAGCAACTCATATACAGACAACTCTTGGTAGCTTTAAATTAACCTGTTGCTCACCTGCAAAGACACGGCTGTTGTTTCTTTTAGCACACATGGAGGAAGGCAACAAACTTTCTAACCCTGGCTAATAAGACTGTGGCTTTCTTATCAGAAGTAGGAGGTAGGCCAATTATAGAAGGATTATTTGATACTTAGCCTTCAGGACTTTAACTCCAGCCTGAACACTGGACATAAATAGAAGCAAATTTTATGATGTGAGATTTTGCTACCTGTGCTTTATTGTTGTTATCCATTCTTTAACATTTTGGTACTTAATTTCTTTAAATTAGATTAGAAATGGGTTTGTGGACTAGAATGTGGCCCACAGATTGGGCTGTTCTTATGAAATCATGGCTTATCTTTTCCCTGGGGCTGTACATGCAGGTCTCCAAATCTTTGGCCTGCCCAAAAGTGTGCCGCTGTGACCGAAACTTTGTCTACTGTAATGAGCGAAGCTTGACCTCAGTGCCTCTTGGGATACCGGAGGGTGTAACCGTCCTCTACCTCCATAATAACCAAATTAATAATGCTGGATTTCCTGCAGAGTTGCACAATGTCCAGTCTGTGCACACAGTCTACCTGTATGGCAACCAATTAGATGAATTCCCCATGAACCTGCCTAAGAATGTCAGGGTTCTCCACCTGCAGGAAAACAACATTCAGACCATTTCTCGGGCTGCCCTTGCTCAGCTTTTGAAACTGGAAGAGCTACACCTGGATGACAACTCCATCTCCACTGTTGGCGTTGAGGATGGGGCATTCCGAGAAGCTATCAGCCTCAAGCTTCTGTTCTTGTCCAAGAATCACTTAAGCAGCGTACCAGTAGGCCTTCCAGTGGACTTACAAGAACTTCGAGTAGATGAAAACCGAATTGCTGTCATTTCAGACCTGGCCTTCCAGAATCTTACAAGTCTGGAGCGTCTGATTCTGGATGGCAATCTCCTTACTAATAAAGGCATAGCTGAAGGCACCTTCAGCCACCTTTCCAAGCTCAAGGAATTCTCAATAGTGCGGAATTCACTGACCTACCCTCCTCCTGATCTTCCAGGTACACACCTGCTAAGGCTCTACTTGCAGGACAACCAGATAACCCATATACCACTTACAGCCTTTTCAAACCTCCACAAGCTGGAACGGCTTGATATTTCCAACAATCAACTTCGGATGTTGGTTAAGGGGGTATTTGATAATCTCCACAACCTGAGGCAACTCACTGTAAGGAATAATCCCTGGTTGTGTGACTGCAGTATTAAGTGGGTCACTGAATGGCTCAAATTTATTCCCACTTCCATCAATGTACGGGGTTTTATGTGCCAGGGACCAGAGCAGGTCCGAGGTATGGCAGTCAGGGAGCTCAATATGAATATGTTGTCATGCCCCACCACCACTCCTGGCCTGCCAGTTATCATCACCCCAGTCCCAGCAACAGCCATGCCAACTACATTAGTTCCCACCTCATCAGTTCCTCCCCCAAGTAGCAAGTATAATCCTCTCATTCCCACCATAGCCACACTCCCCACTGTGCCTGACagggaggacagagaaagggTGACACCTCCTATATCTGAACGAATTCAGCTATCCATCCGTTTTGTGAATGACACTTGCATCCAAGTTAACTGGTTGTCTCTTTTTACCGCAATGGCTTATAAACTCACGTGGGTCAAAATGGGCCATAGTCTGGTAGGAGGAATTGTTCAGGAACGAATAGTTAGCGGTGAGAAGCAACACTTAAACTTGGTAAATCTGGAGCCCAAATCCACCTATCGGATTTGTTTGGTTCCACTGGATACTTACAACAATTACCGAACTGGAGAAGACACTGTCTGTTCAGAAGCCACAACCAAGGCTTCCTTTCTGAGCAATGGCAACAACATCCCCTCCAGCCATGAGCAGACAACTTCTCAGAACCTGGGCTCCCCATTTCTGCTGGCAGGGTTGATTGGGGGTGCAGTGATATTTGTCCTTGTGGTCCTACTCAGCATTTTTTGCTGGCATATGCATAAAAAAGGGCGTTACACCTCCCAGAAGTGGAAATATAACCGGGGCCGTCGGAAAGATGACTACTGCGAGGCAGGGACCAAGAAGGACAACTCCATCCTGGAGATGACGGAAACCAGCTTCCAGATTGTCTCCTTAAATAATGATCAGCTCCTTAAAGGAGATTTCAGACTGCAGCCCATTTATACCCCAAACGGGGGCATTAACTACACAGACTGCCACATCCCCAACAACATGCGATACTGCAACAGCAATGTCTCAGACCTGGAGCACTGTCATACGTGATAgtgaggggaaatgggggtgtcTAGGACAAAGAAAAAAACTCTGCGAAAAGTAACCCCctcaacaacaatgaaaaaattaCATTTGATAAATGTTACCCAGATGCATTTGAATACTCTGTAATTTATACGGTGTACTATATAATGGGATTTAAAAAAAGTGCTATCTTTTCTATTTCAAGTTAATTGCAAATGGTTTTGTaactctttgctttttaaatctttaaaaaatattgctgAGTACTGTACAAGGTTGTACAATAAGAACACAATGTCATGGCAAAGGAAAGAATGACTCATTCTTCAAACATTAACCACTTTGCTGTCGAAGCTGTGTGAGGGATGTTAAGTTTCTAGGTGTCCTGTAGTACAGGAAAATAAGCGCATATTAAAACAGGGTTGCTGGGAATGGGCAAAAGCAATTCTGATAAAATAGGTACAACCTTGAACCCAGAAGTTGCTGTTGAGCTTCAAACAACTGGAAATATTTCCATGCCTCACTCTGCGTTTCCTACCTCCAACTGAAAGCTGGAGTTTTGAGTGCTACCAAAAAGGTTGCTTTCTTGTTTGATTAGCATCCTCCCAGTATACTTGGAATAAGAAAGGTCAACAGTGTGCAGTGTCGAACCTTGATACCTATTTGCAAAAGTACTCTGAAAATGTCCCCCAATGCTATATATTTTTATGATAGAAACTGGTTCTACTTTTCATTATGATTAAGAAGCTTTAGGCATTCTCTGACCCTTCTCAGTGGGAGATGAAGGTTATCGGTATGTAACAGATAGCTGTCATAAAGTTGCACCTCTCTTTAATAGAGCAGCATTTGTTGACACAGCATGTTCAGATAAAGCCTAAATGAGGGAAATTCTGAgtgctcccagctctgcagtATTCATGTAGAATTTGCAATATAAAGAGCAAATTGCTGAAAACATGATGCAAAGTATGATGCCAATGGAAAGGTTGCTATTAACTTATATGGTTCAAACCCTGTTTTATATAGGGGTCTGAGTTATGGTCAGTATGGAGAAGTAGAagcaaaaaggcaaacaaacagagaaaacaaataagaaagatcttttaaaaatatttattattggaAAGGCCTCCAGGTCTATTATGAGCTAAAATAAGTTCAGCAGGAAGAATTGTGTATAAAtcctggtttgtttgggtttttttgtttgttgttgttgttttttgcttagttgtttgtttgtttgtttttgttttgcttttttaattcaaGTATACAGAGATGGACATTAACAAAACATTTGCTTAGCTGAGGAATTTTGAAAACACGAGTGTACACTGTCCCTCTAAATTACCCTTCCTTTATCTTAAGGTTTTGGAAGTTTTCCACAATGATCTGTGCTTTATAAGCAGTGGGTGGTCTTAGAATTTGCTTTTTTACTTCCTGGAATTCATTAGCTGGAATACGTTCTGAGTCCTTGAGCTTTACATGCAGGACATGAAACAtcatgcttgtattaaaaccATGATGCTGCTCTCAAAATCATATAATGTTCCAGTCACTCCATTGACTTTGTGACTGCCAAGAATTCTGGATTTATTGCCAGCTCAGTGATGGATTctaattcttcctttctttcagtgttttgattttttgtgggtttttttgtttgtttgttattttttggttggttgtttttgttttgttttgttttgtttttttgttgcagCTCACTTTCTTCTGAGCTTGGGGATGAGCAAAAGTTCACaataaagagagggaaaaaaaaaaaaaaaaaagagggaggcaAAAACTTTCCTGAGGGAGAAGGGAACCAAAGAGAAAACTTATTACAGTGACCAACTAGAGATAAGGAGAAGTTGTTAGAGGTGGATTGGAAGCAAAGACTGAAGCACTTTCACTGTGGAATGCTTGGACTTTTCACTTTATCAGACTGCTTATGTTGGGAGAGAAGGTTTTAATCCTTTCCTTTGCTCATTTCACTCAACCCATTCTTGAAACCCAGCAGCCTATGAGTGTGCAGTTTCTCAAATCCAAATTGCATGATAACACTGATTTTCTACAATGGCAAAATGAATTCAGTTATGATTGATAGCAAAGTACAATCATTGTGTAAGGAACCgcatccttcccccaacaccttttattatGACATTTTGGAATTACACTCTATATTCTGTATATTTGCTATTTTCTCCAGCTATAACAGGTATTTTAGGCAACCTGTGTGGCTATTGTAATAGTGAAGTCACTGAAATTTTGCTGAATAAAAGACTGCCATACGATTTCAAATGGTGTAATTCTAGGTAGAAACATCTATGCaaagtgtttttttctgtgaCCTATTTACTGAAGATTCTGATGAGAAGGatggttcttttgttttgtttgttgaatATGTTTTAGCTGCCAAAGCTCACAAGACAAGCAGCAAATAGTTGTGCTTCTGCACGCTTTCATTGCATGCTGGAGTTTGTTTGAAATTAAGTAGAGCCAGAGGTTCCCATTGGGTGTGGATGTAGTATTTAATTTCAGTGAAATAATTAGGTGTAAGTTTGATTTCAAAAGGTATCCTTTGAAAGTATGCACTTACTAGAATTTCAGACTTCAATGACTGATCCTGGAGGAATCTTTGTCCTCCTTGATGAATATCTTCTGTTCTAGGCCTCAGGATATCATAGTTTCAAGATGAGTTAGATGCCTTAGTTGTAGCAAATGACTTATTCAGGGAGTTCAGCCTTACTGCAGGTGAACAATCCACGAGCCTGAACTGATGAAAGCAAATGTTGTTACTGTCCTAATAGGGTGAAAACAGAAGGCATTCACAAACTGTTCATTTTGATCTCAGATGatgaaatgtatatatatatctgtggACTATTATTTGCTTACCTAGATCAAAAATCAGAATGATCTTAAAGACAGCATAGCTTATGCTTCTTTTCAATATGAAGAAGGATATATATATTGGTATGAGATACTGAGAAAGTTTATTTTCTATAaatacacttcagaaaaaaagtagCAAGCCACTTATATCAAAATTTGTTGATAGAACTGGGAGTATTATTTAAACAAATTCACAGTTATAGTCAACTGAAAGGTCATATGTTTCGTTTGAAAGATATTTCTCCCAGTTCTAATTGTTATCCAGCTGCAAAAGAGTTAATGTATTTCAGCCTGCAAGAGAGTTTGGGATGTTTCAAAATGTCAGTCATACAGACAGCTGAGGCTTCATTTTGGGTCACATCTCAGTAAGTACACAATGGGCAATTTTGACTAGGTAAAATATTTGGAAGAAATCAGTGTTAAAAATTGACAATGATCTTTTGGCAATGCAAAATTTAAGATTACTAGCTTTTTCCTTGGGCTTCATAAAAATGGAGTCATCCTTCCTTAGTGCAAATGTCTGACCAGAGATACTGACTAAAGGCTACAGAGCAGAAATCccaaatgtgtgcacatataATTCATCCAAAATGTTCATTTCCAGGTCCTGATTTGAACATATTCATTGACCTCGGGGCAAATAGGTGTTTTACAGACAAAATTTCATCCATTTTCCATTGTATACTGCTATAGCTGACATAAATGTACGGAAAAGATCGGTGAGCAGAATAAAGTAAAAGTTTTAAGTGAACTTGTGTTAAAGCAGTATCACAACACTGCTGTGTCCAGTGCTTGGATTCATTCTGAAGACTTATTTATTTACAAACAAGTCCTCGTTTTTGCAGACTGTCATTATAACAAGTGTTCTTTGCAGCTTGCTGGCAGAAGCAGACACCTGATGAATGCATGGACTTCATGTTAGCAGATTCTTATTAGTGACTTTAGTGCTGAATTTCTTCATAAGAATATTTAGGCTTTGGGTCACTTTGAACTGAAAAGATATTAGCAGTTTTCCGTGTAAACCAATAAATGATTATGATGAATGTcacataaaaaaaataatgaaagagctTATTCTATTTGCTGTTAGAGTACTTTCACTATATTTTTCTCTCAATCATTTTGCCTTTTAATGAGAGAAAATTTCTCCCTATGAAAAATGTATCCATTTTAATTTTGCAAGGAAAATAGCTTTATGCATATTGTATTGTTATGGTTTTAAGAATCCACATAAGGCACTTTATTAATGACATTGAAGTGAAAGTTCAGTCTCAGCCTTTGACAGTGAAGTGGTTAATTCccattgaattctccatttataGAACTTTACATTGTTATAACATGGAGAtattaaagtttttttttctttagaacatGAGAATAATGGTTTTACTCATGACTTACCTTTCCAGCtcagtggaaaaaacaaaacagaaatgagtgCCAAACCCAAAAGTTACTGGCTCTGAGCCTCATCAAATCCTGCCTGATGCTCTTTTATAAAAACAGAGATAATCATAAACTGATGATCACTCCTTCCCTGAACTCTACTGAACGAGGAACTTTGTATCCCAGATGATACTACAGGCAATTTTGAAGAATTTGGCATTAAACTTTTGTACAGTATAGAATATCTTGCTCTTTAAAAGGACACTGGCTAGTAGCCTATCTGGAAAACTAGTACAAAAGAGATTTGGCAAGCTTTTATTTTACTGGGGCTCTGTGGAAATGTGCCTCATAAGAGCTGAATTCTGATCCTCTCAGAAACAGATAAGCTACTAAACAAATTATTATTATCACTTGGTCCCAAGTATCTGAAGATGATCTTTCATAAAATTGATTTTAACTGAGACATGCACACTTGattctgttttgtgtttggtaTGCTTTCTA
It encodes:
- the FLRT2 gene encoding leucine-rich repeat transmembrane protein FLRT2, coding for MGLWTRMWPTDWAVLMKSWLIFSLGLYMQVSKSLACPKVCRCDRNFVYCNERSLTSVPLGIPEGVTVLYLHNNQINNAGFPAELHNVQSVHTVYLYGNQLDEFPMNLPKNVRVLHLQENNIQTISRAALAQLLKLEELHLDDNSISTVGVEDGAFREAISLKLLFLSKNHLSSVPVGLPVDLQELRVDENRIAVISDLAFQNLTSLERLILDGNLLTNKGIAEGTFSHLSKLKEFSIVRNSLTYPPPDLPGTHLLRLYLQDNQITHIPLTAFSNLHKLERLDISNNQLRMLVKGVFDNLHNLRQLTVRNNPWLCDCSIKWVTEWLKFIPTSINVRGFMCQGPEQVRGMAVRELNMNMLSCPTTTPGLPVIITPVPATAMPTTLVPTSSVPPPSSKYNPLIPTIATLPTVPDREDRERVTPPISERIQLSIRFVNDTCIQVNWLSLFTAMAYKLTWVKMGHSLVGGIVQERIVSGEKQHLNLVNLEPKSTYRICLVPLDTYNNYRTGEDTVCSEATTKASFLSNGNNIPSSHEQTTSQNLGSPFLLAGLIGGAVIFVLVVLLSIFCWHMHKKGRYTSQKWKYNRGRRKDDYCEAGTKKDNSILEMTETSFQIVSLNNDQLLKGDFRLQPIYTPNGGINYTDCHIPNNMRYCNSNVSDLEHCHT